In a single window of the Osmerus eperlanus chromosome 4, fOsmEpe2.1, whole genome shotgun sequence genome:
- the LOC134018194 gene encoding uncharacterized protein LOC134018194, translating into MLQVRAVPPPVACTSSLQTWHRPRTKGIHAEPVQDLVVRRPKPSARSVCKSTLYQAYTGSLPDPQVLSLGEGLKNLRPQPLISSVLHGLSQLSMVDSRFGPVPRGSPLSYQCPPVVKRGNYVQHPGAPTFPKLPLEGSTFPTTFPNVDPNSQQFLHLDSLTVTHEMAAEREEQTREQSECPLWQALRKPRVTASRFYEVSHVKGPSSGQTLAGRILKGVHQTPAMKRGLEREPQVLEQYSKHFNVNVSRCGFVIHPDAPHIGASPDARVYDPSAIPCFGLAEVKCPDISSISEAGHVKIVNGQAKLKQNHKYHWQVQGQLAVTGLSWCDFITDTEGDLTVERVWRDDEMIKEMKKKVDLYFFGTYMNVYLQQKVK; encoded by the exons ATGTTGCAG gTGAGAGCTGTACCACCACCTGTGGCCTGCACAAGCTCTCTGCAAACATGGCATCGACCAAGGACAAAG GGGATCCATGCAGAGCCGGTTCAGGACTTGGTTGTTAGGAGACCAAAGCCATCTGCCAGGAGTGTATGCAAATCAACACTCTATCAAGCATACACAG GATCCCTCCCAGACCCGCAAGTCTTGTCTCTTGGGGAAGGACTGAAAAACCTCAGGCCGCAACCACTAATATCCTCAGTGCTGCATGGCTTGTCTCAACTCTCCATGGTCGACTCCAGGTTCGGACCTGTGCCGCGAGGTTCACCCCTGTCCTACCAGTGTCCTCCTGTGGTCAAACGCGGAAATTATGTCCAACACCCAGGTGCACCAACATTCCCTAAACTGCCTTTAGAGGGGTCAACATTTCCCACTACTTTTCCAAACGTTGACCCAAACTCCCAACAGTTTCTCCATTTGGACAGCTTAACTGTGACACACGAGAtggcagctgagagagaggagcagacacgTGAGCAGTCTGAGTGCCCATTATGGCAAGCTTTACGCAAGCCTAGAGTGACAGCTAGTAGGTTCTATGAggttagccatgtgaaagggccGTCTTCTGGTCAGACCCTGGCAGGGCGGATACTTAAGGGAGTACACCAGACTCCCGCCATGAAAAGGGGCCTTGAACGCGAGCCACAGGTGCTGGAACAATATTCAAAACAtttcaatgtaaatgtctcaCGCTGTGGATTTGTTATCCATCCCGATGCTCCTCACATCGGGGCTAGCCCCGATGCGAGGGTATATGACCCTAGTGCCATTCCGTGTTTTGGGCTTGCTGAAGTTAAGTGCCCAGACATCTCCAGCATTTCTGAGGCAGGACATGTAAAAATTGTGAATGGTCAGGCAAAACTGAAGCAGAATCATAAATACCACTGGCAGGTTCAAGGCCAACTGGCAGTAACTGGATTGAGTTGGTGCGATTTTATAACAGATACTGAGGGAGACTTAACAGTCGAAAGGGTCTGGAGGGATGATGAAATGATAAAAGAGATGAAAAAGAAGGTGGACCTGTACTTCTTTGGTACATATATGAATGTGTATCTTCAGCAGAAAGTGAAATGA
- the LOC134018195 gene encoding uncharacterized protein LOC134018195 isoform X2, whose translation MFQVSVSTVSRVVITWANYLYLLLGSLPIWMSKQQVKNTMPSKFVQYSPDVRVIIDCTEVRCQNPSSLTLQSEVFSSYKNTTTLKGLIGIAPCSAVTFVSSLFTGSISDRELTEQSGLLDLLEPGDGCMADKGFTIEKLLADRGAMLIIPPFKMTAQFTKEDALKTQAIARLRILVERAIRRVKEYRIWEHTLPLTLSGTVNQLWTVCCVMTNFQGPLDLKGYIPVE comes from the exons ATGTTTCAGGTCAGTGTGTCCACTGTCTCCCGTGTTGTTATAACGTGGGCCAACTACCTTTACCTGCTCCTTGGCTCCCTTCCCATCTGGATGAGTAAACAGCAAGTCAAGAACACCATGCCAAGCAAATTTGTGCAGTACAGTCCAGATGTTCGGGTAATCATCGACTGCACCGAGGTGCGATGCCAGAATCCATCATCCCTCACTCTCCAGTCTGAGGTTTTCTCATCGTACAAAAACACGACAACCTTGAAGGGATTAATTGGGATTGCCCCATGTAGTGCTGTGACTTTTGTGTCAAGTCTCTTCACCGGCTCCATCTCTGACCGAGAGCTGACTGAACAAAGTGGACTGCTGGACTTACTGGAGCCAGGAGATGGCTGCATGGCAGACAAGGGTTTCACCATCGAGAAGCTGCTAGCTGACCGTGGGGCAATGCTGATTATACCACCCTTCAAGATGACAG CGCAGTTCACCAAAGAGGATGCTCTAAAAACACAAGCAATCGCCCGACTTCGAATCCTCGTGGAAAGAGCAATACGCAGAGTCAAGGAATATCGCATCTGggaacacactctccctctaacCTTGTCTGGGACAGTCAACCAGCTGTGGACCGTCTGCTGTGTGATGACCAACTTCCAGGGACCACTTGATTTAAAAGGCTACATCCCTGTTGAATAG
- the LOC134018195 gene encoding uncharacterized protein LOC134018195 isoform X1 yields the protein MVVYWSKAQKKGQTFEPISPSPTRRLQLVDEFFLFCCRVAAGLQEKVLADMFQVSVSTVSRVVITWANYLYLLLGSLPIWMSKQQVKNTMPSKFVQYSPDVRVIIDCTEVRCQNPSSLTLQSEVFSSYKNTTTLKGLIGIAPCSAVTFVSSLFTGSISDRELTEQSGLLDLLEPGDGCMADKGFTIEKLLADRGAMLIIPPFKMTAQFTKEDALKTQAIARLRILVERAIRRVKEYRIWEHTLPLTLSGTVNQLWTVCCVMTNFQGPLDLKGYIPVE from the exons ATGGTGGTTTATTGGTCGAAAGCTCAGAAAAAGGGACAAACATTTGAACCCATTTCTCCCAGTCCAACGCGTAGGCTGCAACTGGTTGatgagttttttcttttctgctgCAGAGTTGCTGCAGGCCTGCAAGAGAAGGTGCTGGCTGACATGTTTCAGGTCAGTGTGTCCACTGTCTCCCGTGTTGTTATAACGTGGGCCAACTACCTTTACCTGCTCCTTGGCTCCCTTCCCATCTGGATGAGTAAACAGCAAGTCAAGAACACCATGCCAAGCAAATTTGTGCAGTACAGTCCAGATGTTCGGGTAATCATCGACTGCACCGAGGTGCGATGCCAGAATCCATCATCCCTCACTCTCCAGTCTGAGGTTTTCTCATCGTACAAAAACACGACAACCTTGAAGGGATTAATTGGGATTGCCCCATGTAGTGCTGTGACTTTTGTGTCAAGTCTCTTCACCGGCTCCATCTCTGACCGAGAGCTGACTGAACAAAGTGGACTGCTGGACTTACTGGAGCCAGGAGATGGCTGCATGGCAGACAAGGGTTTCACCATCGAGAAGCTGCTAGCTGACCGTGGGGCAATGCTGATTATACCACCCTTCAAGATGACAG CGCAGTTCACCAAAGAGGATGCTCTAAAAACACAAGCAATCGCCCGACTTCGAATCCTCGTGGAAAGAGCAATACGCAGAGTCAAGGAATATCGCATCTGggaacacactctccctctaacCTTGTCTGGGACAGTCAACCAGCTGTGGACCGTCTGCTGTGTGATGACCAACTTCCAGGGACCACTTGATTTAAAAGGCTACATCCCTGTTGAATAG